One genomic window of Setaria italica plastid, complete genome includes the following:
- the rps3 gene encoding ribosomal protein S3, whose protein sequence is MGQKINPLGFRLGTTQNHHSFWFAQPKNYSEGLQEDKKIRNCIKNYIQQNRKKGSNRKIESDSSSEVITHIEIQKEIDTIHVIIHIGFPNLLKKKGAIEELEKDLQKEVNSVNQRLNIAIEKVKEPYRQPNILAEYIAFQLKNRVSFRKAMKKAIELTKKAKGVKIKIAGRLAGKEIARAECIKKGRLPLQTIRAKIDYCCYPIRTIYGVLGVKIWIFVEEE, encoded by the coding sequence ATGGGACAAAAAATAAATCCACTCGGTTTCAGACTTGGTACAACCCAAAATCACCATTCCTTTTGGTTCGCACAACCAAAAAATTATTCTGAAGGTCTACAGGAAGATAAAAAAATACGGAATTGTATCAAGAACTATATACAACAGAATAGGAAAAAAGGCTCGAATAGAAAAATAGAATCAGACTCAAGTTCTGAAGTAATTACACATATAGAAATTCAAAAAGAAATTGATACAATCCACGTCATAATCCATATTGGATTCCCCAATTTATTAAAGAAAAAGGGAGCAATCGAAGAATTAGAGAAAGATCTCCAAAAGGAAGTTAATTCTGTAAACCAGAGACTTAATATTGCTATCGAAAAGGTTAAAGAACCTTATAGACAACCTAATATTCTTGCAGAATATATAGCTTTCCAATTAAAAAATAGAGTTTCATTCCGAAAAGCAATGAAAAAAGCCATTGAATTAACTAAAAAAGCAAAGGGAGTAAAAATCAAAATTGCGGGTCGTCTAGCAGGGAAAGAAATTGCACGTGCCGAATGCATCAAAAAGGGCAGACTGCCCCTACAAACAATTCGCGCTAAAATTGATTATTGCTGCTATCCAATTCGAACTATCTATGGAGTATTAGGTGTAAAAATTTGGATATTCGTAGAAGAAGAATAA
- the rpl22 gene encoding ribosomal protein L22 produces the protein MTSFKLVKYTPRIKKKKKLARKVPTDRLLKFERVFKAQKRIHMSVFKAQRVLDEIRWRYYEETVMILNLMPYRASYPILKLVYSAAANATHYRDFDKANLFITKAEVSRGTIMKKFRPRARGRSYSIKKTMCHITIVLNIVKKSK, from the coding sequence ATGACAAGTTTCAAATTGGTAAAGTATACCCCTAGGATAAAGAAGAAGAAGAAACTCGCAAGAAAAGTTCCAACTGATCGTCTACTTAAATTCGAACGGGTTTTCAAAGCACAAAAACGCATACATATGTCTGTTTTCAAAGCACAAAGAGTTCTTGATGAGATTCGCTGGCGTTACTACGAGGAAACCGTTATGATACTGAACCTCATGCCTTATCGAGCGTCTTATCCCATCTTAAAGTTGGTTTATTCGGCAGCAGCAAATGCTACTCATTATAGGGATTTCGACAAAGCGAATTTATTCATCACTAAAGCCGAAGTCAGTAGGGGTACTATTATGAAAAAATTCAGACCTCGAGCTCGAGGACGTAGTTATTCTATAAAAAAAACCATGTGTCATATAACAATTGTACTAAATATAGTAAAGAAATCTAAATAA
- the rps19 gene encoding ribosomal protein S19, which yields MTRKKTNPFVARHLLAKIEKVNMKEEKEIIVTWSRASSILPAMVGHTIAIHNGKEHIPIYITNPMVGRKLGEFVPTRHFTSYESARKDTKSRR from the coding sequence GTGACACGAAAAAAAACGAATCCTTTTGTAGCTCGTCATTTATTGGCAAAAATCGAAAAGGTTAATATGAAGGAGGAGAAAGAAATTATAGTAACGTGGTCCCGGGCATCTAGCATTCTACCCGCAATGGTTGGCCATACAATCGCGATTCATAATGGAAAGGAACATATACCTATTTACATAACAAATCCTATGGTAGGTCGCAAATTGGGGGAATTCGTGCCTACTCGGCATTTCACGAGTTATGAAAGTGCAAGAAAAGATACTAAATCTCGTCGTTAA
- the rpl2 gene encoding ribosomal protein L2: protein MAKHLYKTPIPSTRKGTVDRQVKSNPRNKLIHGRHRCGKGRNARGIITVRHRGGGHKRLYRKIDFRRNQKDISGRIVTIEYDPNRNAYICLIHYGDGEKRYILHPRGAIIGDTIVSGTKVPISMGNALTDMPLGTAIHNIEITRGRGGQLARAAGAVAKLIAKEGKLATLRLPSGEVRLVSQNCLATVGQVGNVGVNQKSLGRAGSKCWLGKRPVVRGVVMNPVDHPHGGGEGKAPIGRKKPTTPWGYPALGRRTRKRKKYSDSFILRRRK, encoded by the exons ATGGCGAAACATTTATACAAAACACCTATCCCGAGCACACGCAAGGGAACCGTAGACAGGCAAGTGAAATCCAATCCACGAAATAAATTGATCCATGGACGGCACCGTTGTGGTAAAGGTCGTAATGCCAGAGGAATCATTACCGTAAGGCATAGAGGGGGAGGTCATAAGCGCCTATACCGTAAAATCGATTTTCGACGGAATCAAAAAGACATATCTGGTAGAATCGTAACCATAGAATACGACCCTAATCGAAATGCATACATTTGTCTCATACACTATGGGGATGGTGAGAAGAGATATATTTTACATCCCAGAGGGGCTATAATTGGAGATACTATTGTTTCTGGTACAAAAGTTCCTATATCAATGGGAAATGCCCTA ACCGATATGCCCTTAGGCACGGCCATACATAACATAGAAATCACACGTGGAAGGGGTGGGCAATTAGCTAGAGCAGCAGGTGCTGTAGCGAAACTGATTGCAAAAGAGGGTAAATTGGCCACTTTAAGATTACCATCTGGGGAGGTCCGTTTGGTATCCCAAAACTGCTTAGCAACAGTCGGACAAGTGGGTAATGTTGGGGTGAACCAAAAAAGTTTGGGTAGAGCCGGATCTAAGTGTTGGCTAGGTAAACGCCCCGTAGTAAGAGGGGTAGTTATGAACCCTGTGGACCACCCCCATGGGGGCGGTGAAGGGAAAGCCCCCATTGGTAGAAAAAAACCCACAACCCCTTGGGGTTATCCTGCGCTTGGAAGAAGAACTAGGAAAAGGAAAAAATATAGTGATAGTTTTATTCTTCGTCGCCGTAAGTAA
- the rpl23 gene encoding ribosomal protein L23 yields MDGIKYAVFTEKSLRLLGKNQYTSNVESGFTKTEIKHWVELFFGVKVVAVNSHRLPGKGRRMGPILGHTMHYRRMIITLQPGYSIPLLDRETN; encoded by the coding sequence ATGGATGGAATCAAATACGCAGTATTTACAGAAAAGAGTCTTCGTTTATTGGGAAAGAATCAATATACTTCTAATGTCGAATCGGGATTCACTAAGACAGAAATAAAGCATTGGGTCGAACTCTTCTTTGGTGTTAAGGTAGTAGCTGTGAATAGCCATCGACTACCCGGAAAGGGTAGAAGAATGGGACCTATTCTGGGACATACAATGCATTACAGACGTATGATCATTACCCTTCAACCGGGTTATTCTATTCCACTTCTAGATAGAGAAACGAACTAA
- the ndhB gene encoding NADH-plastoquinone oxidoreductase subunit 2: MIWHVQNENFILDSTRIFMKAFHLLLFNGSFIFPECILIFGLILLLMIDLTSDQKDRPWFYFISSTSLVISITALLFRWREEPIISFSGNFQTNNFNEIFQFLILLCSTLCIPLSVEYIECTEMAITEFLLFVLTATLGGMFLCGANDLITIFVAPECFSLCSYLLSGYTKRDLRSNEATMKYLLMGGASSSILVHGFSWLYGSSGGEIELQEIVNGLINTQMYNSPGISIALIFITVGLGFKLSPAPFHQWTPDVYEGSPTPVVAFLSVTSKVAASALATRILDIPFYFSSNEWHLLLEILAILSMILGNLLAITQTSMKRMLAYSSIGQIGYVIIGIIVGDSNDGYASMITYMLFYISMNLGTFACIVLFGLRTGTDNIRDYAGLYTKDPFLALSLALCLLSLGGLPPLAGFFGKLYLFWCGWQAGLYFLVSIGLLTSVLSIYYYLKIIKLLMTGRNQEITPYVRNYRRSPLRSNNSIELSMTVCVIASTIPGISMNPILAIAQDTLF, encoded by the exons ATGATCTGGCATGTACAGAATGAAAACTTCATTCTCGATTCTACGAGAATTTTTATGAAAGCGTTTCATTTGCTTCTCTTCAATGGAAGTTTCATTTTCCCAGAATGTATCCTAATTTTTGGCCTAATTCTTCTTCTGATGATCGATTTAACCTCTGATCAAAAAGATAGACCTTGGTTCTATTTCATCTCTTCAACAAGTTTAGTAATAAGCATAACGGCCCTATTGTTCCGATGGAGAGAAGAACCTATAATTAGCTTTTCGGGAAATTTCCAAACGAACAATTTCAACGAAATCTTTCAATTTCTTATTTTATTATGTTCAACTTTATGTATTCCTCTATCCGTAGAGTACATTGAATGTACAGAAATGGCTATAACAGAGTTTCTGTTATTCGTATTAACAGCTACTCTAGGGGGAATGTTTTTATGTGGTGCTAACGATTTAATAACTATCTTTGTAGCTCCAGAATGTTTCAGTTTATGTTCCTACCTATTGTCTGGATATACCAAGAGAGATCTACGGTCTAATGAGGCTACTATGAAATATTTACTCATGGGTGGGGCAAGCTCTTCTATTCTGGTTCATGGTTTCTCTTGGCTATATGGTTCATCTGGGGGGGAGATCGAGCTTCAAGAAATTGTGAATGGTCTTATCAATACACAAATGTATAACTCCCCAGGAATTTCAATTGCGCTTATATTCATCACTGTAGGACTTGGGTTCAAGCTTTCCCCAGCCCCTTTTCATCAATGGACTCCTGACGTCTACGAAGGA TCCCCCACTCCAGTCGTTGCTTTTCTTTCTGTTACTTCGAAAGTAGCTGCTTCAGCTTTAGCCACGCGAATTCTCGATATTCCTTTTTATTTCTCATCAAACGAATGGCATCTTCTTCTGGAAATCCTAGCTATTCTTAGCATGATATTGGGGAATCTCCTTGCTATTACTCAAACAAGCATGAAACGTATGCTTGCATATTCGTCCATAGGGCAAATCGGATATGTAATTATTGGAATAATTGTTGGAGACTCAAATGATGGATATGCAAGCATGATAACTTATATGCTGTTCTATATCTCCATGAATCTAGGAACTTTTGCTTGCATTGTATTATTTGGTCTACGTACCGGAACTGATAACATTCGAGATTATGCAGGATTATACACGAAAGATCCTTTTTTGGCTCTCTCTTTAGCCCTATGTCTCTTATCCCTAGGAGGCCTTCCTCCACTAGCAGGTTTCTTCGGAAAACTCTATCTATTCTGGTGTGGATGGCAAGCAGGCCTATATTTCTTGGTTTCAATAGGACTCCTTACGAGCGTTCTTTCTATCTACTATTATCTAAAAATAATCAAGTTATTAATGACTGGACGAAACCAAGAAATAACCCCTTATGTGCGAAATTATAGAAGATCCCCTTTAAGATCAAACAATTCCATCGAATTGAGTATGACTGTATGTGTGATAGCATCTACTATACCAGGAATATCAATGAACCCCATTCTTGCAATTGCTCAGGATACCCTCTTTTAG
- the rps7 gene encoding ribosomal protein S7: protein MSRRGTAEKRTAKSDPIFRNRLVNMVVNRIMKDGKKSLAYQILYRAVKKIQQKTETNPLLVLRQAIRRVTPNIGVKTRRNKKGSTRKVPIEIGSKQGRALAIRWLLEASQKRPGRNMAFKLSSELVDAAKGSGGAIRKKEATHRMAEANRALAHFR, encoded by the coding sequence ATGTCACGTCGAGGTACTGCAGAAAAAAGAACCGCAAAATCCGATCCAATTTTTCGTAATCGATTAGTTAACATGGTGGTTAACCGTATTATGAAAGACGGAAAAAAATCATTGGCTTATCAAATTCTCTATCGAGCCGTGAAAAAGATTCAACAAAAGACAGAAACAAATCCACTATTGGTTTTACGTCAAGCAATACGTAGAGTAACTCCCAATATAGGAGTAAAAACAAGACGTAATAAAAAAGGATCGACGCGGAAAGTTCCGATTGAAATAGGATCTAAACAAGGAAGAGCACTTGCCATTCGTTGGTTATTAGAAGCATCCCAAAAGCGTCCGGGTCGAAATATGGCTTTCAAATTAAGTTCCGAATTAGTAGATGCTGCCAAAGGGAGTGGGGGTGCCATACGCAAAAAGGAAGCGACTCATAGAATGGCAGAGGCAAATAGAGCTCTTGCGCATTTTCGTTAA
- the rps15 gene encoding ribosomal protein S15: protein MVKEEKQENRGSVEFQVFSFTNKIRRLASHLELHKKDFSSERGLRRLLGKRQRLLAYLAKKNRVRYKKLISQLDIREK from the coding sequence ATGGTTAAAGAAGAAAAACAAGAAAACAGGGGTTCTGTTGAATTTCAAGTATTCAGTTTCACCAATAAGATACGGAGACTTGCTTCACATTTGGAATTACACAAAAAAGATTTTTCATCGGAAAGAGGTCTACGAAGACTTTTGGGAAAACGTCAACGTTTGCTGGCTTATTTGGCAAAGAAAAATAGAGTACGTTATAAGAAATTAATCAGTCAGTTGGATATTCGGGAGAAGTAA
- the ndhF gene encoding NADH-plastoquinone oxidoreductase subunit 5 has translation MEHTYQYAWVIPLLPLPVIMSMGFGLFLIPTATKNLRRIWAFPSILLLSIALVFSVHLSIQQINGSSIYQYLWSWTINNDFSLEFGYLIDPLTSIMLILITTVGILVLIYSDDYMSHDEGYLRFFVYISFFNTAMLGLVTSSNLIQIYFFWELVGMCSYLLIGFWFTRPIAASACQKAFVTNRVGDFGLLLGILGFFWITGSLEFRDLFKIANNWIPNNGINSLLTTLCAFLLFLGAVAKSAQFPLHVWLPDAMEGPTPISALIHAATMVAAGIFLVARLFPLFISLPLIMNFISLVGTVTLFLGATLALAQRDIKRSLAYSTMSQLGYMMLALGIGSYEAALFHLITHAYSKALLFLGSGSVIHSMEPLVGYSPDKSQNMVLMGGLRKYVPITRTTFLCGTLSLCGIPPLACFWSKDEILSNSWLYSPFFGIIASFTAGLTAFYMFRIYLLTFDGYLRVHFQNYSSTKEGSLYSISLWGKSISKGVNRDFVLSTMKGGVSFFSQNIPQIPGNTRNKIGSFSTPFGAKNTFVYPHETGNTMLFPLLILLLFTLFIGSIGIHFDNGIKKISELTILSKWLTPSINLFQESSNSSINSYEFLINAISSVSLAILGLFIAYIFYGSTYSFFQNLNFLNSLVKSFLDQVKEKIYSWSYNRGYIDVFYTRVFISVIDGIINGVGLAGFCIGEEIKYVGGGRISSYLFFFLCYVSLFLFFFP, from the coding sequence ATGGAACATACATATCAATATGCCTGGGTAATCCCTCTTCTCCCACTTCCAGTTATTATGTCAATGGGATTTGGACTTTTTCTTATTCCGACAGCAACAAAAAATCTTCGTCGCATATGGGCTTTTCCTAGTATTTTACTCTTAAGTATAGCTCTGGTATTCTCAGTTCACCTGTCTATTCAACAAATAAATGGAAGTTCTATCTATCAATATCTATGGTCTTGGACCATCAATAACGATTTTTCTTTAGAATTTGGATACTTGATCGACCCCCTTACGTCTATTATGTTAATACTAATTACTACTGTAGGAATCTTGGTTCTTATTTATAGTGACGATTATATGTCTCACGATGAAGGATATTTGAGATTTTTTGTTTATATAAGTTTTTTTAATACTGCCATGTTGGGGTTGGTTACTAGTTCCAATTTGATACAAATTTATTTTTTTTGGGAACTTGTCGGAATGTGTTCCTATTTATTGATAGGCTTTTGGTTTACACGGCCAATTGCAGCGAGTGCTTGCCAAAAAGCTTTTGTAACTAATCGTGTAGGGGATTTTGGTCTGTTATTAGGAATTTTAGGTTTTTTTTGGATAACGGGTAGTTTAGAGTTTCGGGATTTGTTCAAAATAGCTAATAACTGGATTCCTAATAATGGGATTAATTCCTTACTTACTACTTTGTGTGCTTTTTTATTATTCCTTGGTGCAGTTGCAAAATCCGCACAATTCCCTCTTCACGTATGGTTACCCGATGCTATGGAAGGACCCACTCCCATTTCGGCTCTTATACACGCAGCAACTATGGTTGCTGCGGGGATTTTTCTTGTAGCTCGACTTTTTCCTCTTTTCATATCCCTACCCTTGATAATGAATTTTATTTCTTTAGTAGGTACAGTAACACTCTTCTTAGGAGCCACTTTAGCTCTTGCTCAGAGAGATATTAAAAGAAGCTTAGCCTATTCTACAATGTCTCAATTGGGTTATATGATGTTAGCTCTCGGTATAGGTTCTTATGAAGCTGCTTTATTCCATTTGATCACTCATGCTTATTCGAAAGCTTTATTGTTCTTAGGATCTGGATCCGTTATTCATTCAATGGAACCTCTTGTTGGATATTCACCAGATAAAAGTCAGAATATGGTTCTTATGGGTGGTTTAAGAAAATACGTTCCAATTACAAGAACTACTTTTTTATGTGGTACACTTTCTCTTTGTGGTATTCCACCTCTTGCTTGCTTCTGGTCCAAAGATGAAATCCTTAGTAATAGCTGGTTGTATTCACCTTTTTTTGGAATAATAGCCTCTTTTACTGCAGGATTAACTGCATTTTATATGTTTCGGATATATTTACTTACTTTTGATGGGTATTTGCGTGTTCATTTTCAAAATTACAGCAGTACTAAAGAAGGTTCGTTGTATTCAATATCCTTATGGGGAAAAAGCATATCCAAAGGAGTCAATAGAGATTTTGTTTTATCAACAATGAAGGGTGGAGTTTCTTTTTTTTCACAAAATATACCCCAAATTCCTGGTAATACAAGAAATAAGATAGGATCCTTTAGTACTCCCTTTGGGGCTAAAAACACTTTTGTCTATCCTCATGAAACGGGAAATACTATGCTATTTCCTCTTCTTATATTACTGCTTTTTACTTTGTTCATTGGATCTATAGGAATCCATTTTGATAATGGAATAAAAAAAATATCGGAGTTAACCATATTATCAAAGTGGCTAACTCCTTCAATAAACTTGTTCCAGGAAAGTTCTAATTCTTCCATAAATTCATATGAATTTCTCATTAATGCAATTTCTTCTGTAAGTTTAGCAATTCTTGGTCTATTCATAGCATATATCTTCTATGGATCTACTTATTCTTTTTTTCAGAATTTGAATTTTCTAAATTCCCTTGTAAAAAGCTTTTTGGATCAAGTAAAAGAAAAGATATACAGCTGGTCATATAATCGTGGTTATATAGATGTTTTCTATACTAGGGTCTTTATCAGTGTTATTGATGGAATTATCAATGGAGTAGGTCTTGCTGGTTTTTGTATAGGAGAAGAAATTAAATATGTAGGAGGGGGGCGAATATCGTCTTATCTATTCTTTTTTTTATGTTATGTATCCTTGTTCTTATTCTTTTTTCCATGA
- the rpl32 gene encoding ribosomal protein L32, producing the protein MAVPKKRTSMSKKRIRKNLWKKKTYFSIVQSYSLAKSRPFSSGNEHPKPKGFSGQQTNK; encoded by the coding sequence ATGGCAGTTCCAAAAAAACGTACTTCGATGTCAAAAAAGCGTATTCGTAAAAATCTTTGGAAGAAAAAGACTTATTTTTCCATAGTACAATCTTATTCTTTAGCAAAATCAAGACCATTTTCTAGCGGCAACGAGCATCCAAAACCAAAAGGTTTTTCTGGGCAACAAACAAACAAATAA
- the ccsA gene encoding cytochrome c heme attachment protein — MLFATLEHILTHISFSTISIVITIHLITLLVRELRGLRDSSEKGMITTFFSITGFLVSRWVSSGHFPLSNLYESLIFLSWALYILHTIPKIQNSKNDLSTITTPSTILTQGFATSGLLTEMHQSTILVPALQSQWLMMHVSMMLLSYATLLCGSLLSAALLIIRFRKNFDFFFKKNVLLKTFFFSEIEYLYAKRSALKNTSFPAFPNYYKYQLTERLDSWSYRVISLGFTLLTMGILCGAVWANEAWGSYWNWDPKETWAFITWTIFAIYLHSRTNPNWKGTNSALVASIGFLIIWICYFGINLLGIGLHSYGSFTLPSK, encoded by the coding sequence ATGCTATTTGCAACTTTAGAACATATACTAACTCATATCTCTTTCTCAACCATTTCAATTGTGATTACGATTCATTTGATAACCTTATTAGTTCGTGAACTTAGGGGATTACGTGATTCGTCAGAAAAAGGAATGATAACTACTTTTTTCTCTATAACAGGATTCTTAGTTTCTCGTTGGGTTTCTTCGGGACATTTTCCATTAAGTAATTTATATGAGTCATTGATCTTCCTTTCATGGGCTCTGTATATTCTTCATACTATTCCTAAGATACAGAACTCGAAAAATGATTTAAGCACAATAACTACGCCAAGTACTATTTTAACGCAAGGCTTTGCCACATCGGGTCTTTTAACTGAAATGCATCAATCCACAATACTAGTACCTGCTCTACAATCTCAGTGGTTAATGATGCATGTCAGTATGATGTTACTAAGCTATGCAACTCTTTTGTGCGGATCCTTATTATCCGCCGCTCTTCTAATCATTAGATTTCGAAAGAATTTCGATTTCTTTTTTAAAAAAAATGTTTTACTTAAAACATTTTTCTTTAGTGAGATTGAATATTTATATGCAAAAAGAAGTGCTTTAAAAAACACCTCTTTTCCCGCATTTCCAAATTATTACAAATATCAATTAACTGAGCGTTTGGATTCTTGGAGTTATCGTGTCATTAGTCTAGGGTTTACTCTTTTAACCATGGGTATTCTTTGTGGAGCAGTATGGGCTAATGAGGCATGGGGATCCTATTGGAATTGGGATCCTAAGGAAACTTGGGCATTTATTACCTGGACCATATTTGCAATATATTTACATAGTAGAACAAATCCAAATTGGAAGGGTACAAATTCCGCACTTGTAGCTTCGATAGGATTTCTTATAATTTGGATCTGCTATTTTGGTATCAATCTGTTAGGAATAGGTTTACATAGTTATGGTTCATTTACATTACCATCTAAATGA
- the ndhD gene encoding NADH-plastoquinone oxidoreductase subunit 4: MSYFPWLTILVVLPIFAGSLIFFLPHKGNKIVRWYTISICLLEFLLMTYAFCYHFQLEDPLIQLKEDSKWIDVLDFHWRLGIDGLSLGSILLTGFITTLATLAAWPVTRNSRLFYFLMLAMYSGQIGLFSSRDLLLFFIMWELELIPVYLLLSMWGGKRRLYSATKFILYTAGGSIFFLIGVLGMGLYGSNEPGLDLERLINQSYPATLEILLYFGFLIAYAVKLPIIPLHTWLPDTHGEAHYSTCMLLAGILLKMGAYGLIRINMELLPHAHYLFSPCLVIIGAVQIIYAASTSLGQRNFKKRIAYSSVSHMGFIIIGIGSITNIGLNGALLQILSHGFIGATLFFLAGTACDRVRLVYLEELGGISIPMPKIFTMFSSFSMASLALPGMSGFVAELVVFFGLITSPKFMLMPKMLITFVMAIGMILTPIYLLSMLRQMFYGYKLFHVPNENFVGPRELFLLICIFLPVIGIGIYPDLVLSLSVDRVEALLSNYYPK; this comes from the coding sequence ATGAGTTATTTTCCTTGGTTAACAATACTTGTTGTTTTGCCGATATTTGCAGGTTCATTAATTTTCTTTTTACCTCATAAAGGAAATAAAATCGTTAGGTGGTATACTATATCTATTTGTTTATTAGAATTCCTTCTAATGACTTATGCATTCTGTTATCATTTCCAATTGGAGGATCCCTTAATCCAATTAAAGGAGGATTCTAAATGGATAGATGTTTTGGATTTCCACTGGAGATTGGGAATCGATGGACTTTCATTAGGATCCATTTTATTGACAGGATTTATCACTACTTTAGCTACTTTAGCGGCTTGGCCGGTTACCCGGAATTCGCGATTATTCTATTTCCTGATGCTAGCAATGTATAGCGGTCAAATAGGATTATTCTCTTCACGAGACCTTTTACTTTTTTTTATCATGTGGGAGTTAGAATTAATCCCTGTTTACTTACTTTTATCCATGTGGGGGGGAAAGAGGCGTCTGTATTCAGCTACCAAGTTTATTTTGTATACTGCAGGCGGTTCCATTTTTTTCTTAATTGGAGTTCTGGGTATGGGGTTATATGGTTCCAATGAACCCGGATTAGATTTGGAAAGATTGATTAATCAATCATACCCTGCAACATTGGAAATACTACTGTATTTTGGCTTCCTTATTGCTTATGCTGTCAAATTGCCAATTATACCTCTACATACGTGGTTACCAGATACCCATGGGGAAGCGCATTACAGTACATGTATGCTTTTAGCCGGAATTCTATTAAAGATGGGAGCATACGGATTGATTCGGATCAATATGGAATTGTTACCTCATGCTCATTATCTATTTTCCCCCTGCTTGGTAATAATAGGAGCGGTGCAAATAATCTATGCAGCTTCAACTTCTCTTGGTCAACGAAATTTCAAAAAAAGAATAGCCTACTCCTCCGTATCTCACATGGGTTTCATAATTATAGGAATTGGTTCCATAACCAACATTGGACTAAATGGAGCTCTTTTACAAATATTATCCCATGGATTTATCGGTGCTACACTTTTTTTCTTGGCGGGAACGGCTTGTGATAGAGTGCGTCTTGTTTATCTCGAAGAATTGGGGGGAATATCTATTCCAATGCCAAAAATTTTTACCATGTTTAGTAGCTTTTCAATGGCTTCTCTTGCCTTGCCAGGAATGAGCGGTTTTGTTGCAGAATTAGTAGTATTTTTTGGACTAATTACTAGTCCTAAATTTATGTTAATGCCAAAAATGCTAATTACTTTTGTAATGGCAATTGGAATGATATTAACTCCTATTTATTTATTATCTATGTTACGCCAGATGTTCTATGGATACAAGCTATTTCATGTTCCAAATGAAAATTTTGTGGGACCACGAGAACTATTTCTTTTAATCTGTATCTTTTTACCAGTAATAGGAATTGGTATTTATCCAGATTTAGTTCTCTCGCTATCCGTTGACAGGGTAGAGGCTCTATTATCCAATTATTATCCTAAATAG
- the psaC gene encoding photosystem I subunit VII: MSHSVKIYDTCIGCTQCVRACPTDVLEMIPWDGCKAKQIASAPRTEDCVGCKRCESACPTDFLSVRVYLGPETTRSMALSY; the protein is encoded by the coding sequence ATGTCACATTCTGTAAAAATTTATGATACATGTATAGGATGCACTCAATGTGTACGAGCTTGTCCAACAGATGTATTAGAAATGATACCTTGGGATGGATGTAAAGCCAAGCAAATTGCTTCCGCGCCGAGAACCGAAGATTGTGTGGGTTGTAAGAGATGCGAATCCGCCTGCCCAACAGATTTTTTAAGTGTCCGCGTTTATTTAGGGCCTGAAACAACCCGCAGCATGGCTCTATCTTATTGA
- the ndhE gene encoding NADH-plastoquinone oxidoreductase subunit 4L produces MMFEHVLFLSVYLFSIGIYGLITSRNMVRALICLELILNSINLNLVTFSDLFDSRQLKGDIFAIFVIALAAAEAAIGLSILSSIHRNRKSTRINQSNFLNN; encoded by the coding sequence ATGATGTTTGAGCATGTACTTTTTTTGAGTGTCTATTTATTTTCGATTGGTATCTATGGATTGATCACAAGCCGAAACATGGTTAGAGCTCTAATATGTCTTGAACTTATACTGAATTCAATTAATCTAAATCTCGTAACATTTTCTGATCTATTTGATAGTCGCCAATTAAAAGGAGACATTTTCGCGATTTTTGTTATAGCCCTTGCGGCTGCTGAAGCAGCTATTGGACTATCCATTCTTTCTTCCATCCATCGTAACAGGAAATCAACTCGTATCAATCAATCTAATTTTTTGAATAATTAG